From a single Pseudomonas sp. A34-9 genomic region:
- a CDS encoding ABC transporter permease subunit has product MRTFNQQFLRLVPSGRKLVIGIPFIWLFLFFMLPFFLVMKISFSEAALSIPPYSEIYIYAEQKFQLMLNIGNYTMLGEDELYLSAYLGSLKVAALSTMMCLVIGFPMAYAITKASKEAQNVLLLLIMMPTWTAILIRVYAWMGILSNNGLLNAFLMWTGLTDHPIEILNTNTAVYIGVVYAYLPFMVLPLYANLVKHDGSLLEAAQDLGSSNFNNFWKITVPLAKNGIIAGCMLVFIPVVGEFVIPELLGGPETLMIGRVLWQEFFNNRDWPVASALAVVMLLILIVPILLFNRSQAKEMEARG; this is encoded by the coding sequence ATGAGAACCTTCAATCAACAATTCCTGCGCCTGGTGCCCAGCGGGCGAAAACTGGTGATCGGCATTCCGTTCATCTGGCTGTTCCTGTTCTTCATGCTGCCGTTCTTCCTGGTGATGAAGATCAGCTTCTCGGAAGCCGCGCTGTCGATCCCGCCGTACTCGGAGATCTACATCTACGCCGAACAGAAATTCCAGCTGATGCTGAATATCGGCAACTACACCATGCTTGGCGAAGACGAGCTTTACCTGTCGGCCTACCTCGGTTCGCTGAAGGTCGCCGCGCTGAGCACGATGATGTGCCTGGTGATCGGCTTCCCGATGGCCTATGCGATCACCAAGGCGAGCAAGGAAGCGCAAAACGTCCTGCTGCTGTTGATCATGATGCCGACCTGGACTGCGATCCTGATCCGCGTTTACGCGTGGATGGGCATTCTCAGCAACAACGGTCTGCTCAATGCGTTTCTGATGTGGACGGGGCTGACCGATCACCCGATCGAGATCCTCAACACCAACACCGCCGTTTATATAGGTGTGGTTTACGCCTACTTGCCGTTCATGGTGTTGCCGCTGTACGCCAACCTCGTCAAGCACGATGGCAGCCTGCTGGAAGCCGCGCAGGATCTGGGTTCGAGCAACTTCAACAACTTCTGGAAAATCACCGTGCCGCTGGCCAAGAACGGCATCATCGCCGGCTGCATGCTGGTGTTCATTCCGGTGGTCGGTGAATTCGTGATTCCGGAACTGTTGGGTGGCCCGGAGACCCTGATGATCGGTCGCGTGCTGTGGCAAGAGTTCTTCAATAACCGCGACTGGCCGGTGGCGTCTGCCCTGGCGGTGGTGATGCTGTTGATCCTGATTGTGCCGATTCTGCTGTTCAACCGCAGCCAGGCCAAAGAGATGGAGGCACGGGGATGA
- a CDS encoding aldehyde dehydrogenase, producing the protein MTTTRNDWEQRFQSLTIESRAFINGEYRPAISGDTFECLSPVDGRFLASVASTDEADANLAVEVARQSFESGIWAKKAPAERKRILIRFADLILQNQEELALLETLDMGKPISDSMSIDIPATANAIRWSAEAIDKIYDEVAATPHDQLGLITREPSGVVAAIVPWNFPLIMASWKFAPALAAGNSFILKPSEKSPLTAIRIAQLALDAGIPKGVFNVLPGFGHTVGKALALHMDVDVLAFTGSTAIAKQLMIYAGQSNMKRVWLEAGGKSPNVVFADAPDLRAAAQAAAGAIAFNQGEVCTAGSRLLVERSIREQFIPLLVEALQAWKPGHALDPATTVGAVVDQRQLDNVLRYISIGREQGAELIAGGQRTLEETGGLYVQPALFDGVTNAMTIAREEIFGPVLSLITFDTAEEALQIANDSIFGLAAGVWTSNLSKAHTFARGLRAGSVWVNQYDGGDMTAPFGGFKQSGNGRDKSLHAFDKYTELKATWIKL; encoded by the coding sequence ATGACAACGACCCGCAACGACTGGGAACAACGCTTCCAGTCCCTGACCATCGAATCCCGCGCGTTCATCAATGGTGAATACCGCCCGGCAATCAGTGGCGACACCTTCGAATGCCTGAGCCCCGTCGACGGCCGTTTCCTCGCCTCCGTGGCCAGCACCGATGAAGCCGACGCCAACCTCGCCGTTGAAGTCGCGCGCCAGTCTTTCGAATCCGGCATCTGGGCGAAAAAAGCCCCGGCCGAGCGCAAGCGCATTCTGATTCGCTTCGCCGATCTGATCCTGCAGAACCAGGAAGAACTGGCGCTGCTGGAAACCCTCGACATGGGTAAACCGATCAGCGATTCGATGAGCATCGACATTCCGGCGACCGCCAACGCGATCCGCTGGAGTGCCGAAGCCATCGACAAGATCTACGACGAAGTGGCCGCCACGCCGCACGATCAACTCGGCCTCATTACCCGCGAGCCTTCCGGCGTCGTTGCGGCCATCGTGCCGTGGAATTTCCCGTTGATCATGGCCAGCTGGAAATTTGCCCCGGCGTTGGCAGCCGGCAACTCGTTCATTCTCAAACCTTCGGAAAAGTCGCCGCTGACCGCGATCCGCATCGCCCAGCTCGCGCTGGATGCCGGTATTCCGAAAGGCGTGTTCAACGTCCTGCCAGGCTTCGGTCACACCGTCGGCAAGGCGTTGGCGTTGCACATGGATGTCGACGTGCTGGCCTTCACCGGCTCCACGGCGATTGCCAAGCAACTGATGATCTATGCCGGCCAAAGCAACATGAAACGCGTCTGGCTCGAAGCAGGGGGCAAGAGTCCGAACGTGGTGTTTGCCGACGCACCGGATTTGCGCGCGGCAGCACAAGCTGCGGCCGGCGCCATTGCCTTCAACCAGGGCGAAGTGTGCACCGCCGGCTCGCGTTTGCTGGTCGAGCGTTCGATCCGCGAGCAATTCATTCCACTGCTGGTGGAAGCGCTGCAAGCGTGGAAACCAGGCCACGCACTCGACCCGGCCACCACCGTTGGCGCCGTGGTCGATCAGCGTCAACTCGACAACGTGCTGCGCTACATCAGCATCGGTCGCGAGCAGGGCGCCGAGCTGATCGCCGGCGGCCAACGCACCCTTGAAGAAACCGGTGGCCTCTATGTGCAACCGGCGCTCTTCGACGGCGTGACCAACGCGATGACCATCGCCCGCGAAGAAATCTTCGGCCCGGTGCTGTCGCTGATCACTTTCGACACCGCTGAAGAAGCGTTGCAGATCGCCAACGACAGCATCTTCGGCCTCGCCGCCGGTGTCTGGACCAGCAACCTGAGCAAGGCGCACACCTTCGCCCGTGGCCTGCGCGCCGGCAGCGTATGGGTCAACCAGTACGACGGCGGCGACATGACCGCGCCGTTCGGTGGCTTTAAACAGTCGGGCAACGGTCGCGACAAATCGCTGCACGCGTTCGACAAGTACACCGAGCTGAAAGCGACCTGGATCAAGCTCTGA
- a CDS encoding DUF1428 domain-containing protein: MAYIDIFVAPVPNANRDQYKKHCEIAAKLFKEYGAKDVVQCWGDDVPEGKVTSFPMAVKLKDGETVSAGWLIWPDKATRDAGMAKMMDDPRMQPDVNPMGFDGQRMIFGGFKNILES, from the coding sequence ATGGCTTACATCGATATTTTTGTCGCACCTGTGCCGAACGCCAATCGCGACCAGTACAAAAAACACTGTGAGATCGCCGCAAAGCTGTTCAAGGAATACGGGGCGAAAGACGTGGTTCAGTGCTGGGGCGATGACGTGCCGGAGGGCAAAGTCACCTCATTCCCGATGGCGGTCAAACTCAAGGACGGCGAGACGGTGTCGGCCGGCTGGCTGATCTGGCCAGACAAAGCCACCCGCGATGCCGGCATGGCGAAAATGATGGACGACCCGCGCATGCAACCGGACGTCAACCCGATGGGATTCGATGGCCAACGCATGATCTTTGGCGGCTTCAAAAACATCCTTGAATCCTGA
- a CDS encoding polyamine ABC transporter substrate-binding protein, with protein MKMFGRTLLTLSLMGAMVMGAQANDKVLRVYNWSDYIAPDTVKKFEDETGIRVTYDVFDSNETLEARLLAGKSGYDLVVPSNSFLAKQIKAGVYQTLDKSKLPNWKNLNPVLLKNAAASDPDNAHAFPYMWGSIGIGFNPAKVKEVLGANAPTNSWDLLFKPENAEKLKACGISFLDSPTEMIPAALHYLGYPVNDKDTAHIKEAEALFMKIRPNVAYFHSSKYISDLANGNICVAVGYSGDVLQAKARAVESGNNVVIDYSIPKEGAGSFYDMVAIPRDAANVENAYLFMDFLMRPDIIAEITNSNGYSNANAAATPLVDEAIRNDPGSYPSQAVMATLYAVPDQPIATQRIMTRGWTRVKLGK; from the coding sequence ATGAAAATGTTTGGCAGGACTCTGCTGACACTGTCCTTAATGGGCGCAATGGTCATGGGCGCCCAGGCCAACGACAAGGTGCTGCGTGTTTACAACTGGTCCGATTACATCGCGCCGGACACCGTCAAGAAGTTCGAAGACGAAACCGGCATCCGCGTGACCTATGACGTCTTCGACAGCAACGAGACCCTTGAGGCGCGCTTGCTGGCGGGCAAATCCGGTTACGACCTGGTCGTGCCGTCGAACAGTTTCCTGGCCAAGCAGATCAAGGCCGGCGTGTATCAGACGCTGGACAAGTCGAAGCTGCCGAACTGGAAGAATCTCAACCCGGTGCTGCTGAAAAACGCCGCCGCCAGTGATCCGGACAACGCCCACGCGTTCCCGTACATGTGGGGCTCGATCGGCATCGGTTTCAATCCGGCCAAGGTCAAGGAAGTGCTCGGCGCCAACGCCCCGACCAATTCCTGGGACTTGCTGTTCAAGCCGGAAAACGCTGAAAAACTCAAAGCCTGCGGTATCAGTTTCCTCGATTCGCCGACCGAAATGATCCCGGCCGCCCTGCACTACCTTGGCTACCCGGTGAACGACAAGGACACCGCGCACATCAAGGAAGCCGAGGCGCTGTTCATGAAAATCCGCCCGAACGTGGCGTACTTCCATTCCTCGAAATACATCTCCGACCTGGCCAACGGCAATATCTGCGTGGCGGTCGGTTACTCCGGTGACGTGCTGCAGGCCAAGGCCCGTGCGGTGGAATCAGGCAACAACGTGGTGATCGACTACAGCATTCCCAAGGAAGGCGCCGGCAGCTTCTACGACATGGTCGCGATCCCGCGCGATGCCGCCAACGTCGAGAACGCTTACCTGTTCATGGACTTCCTGATGCGCCCGGACATCATCGCCGAGATCACCAACAGCAACGGCTACAGCAACGCCAACGCCGCGGCTACTCCACTGGTGGATGAAGCGATCCGCAACGACCCGGGCTCGTACCCGTCGCAAGCGGTGATGGCAACGTTGTATGCGGTGCCGGATCAGCCGATTGCCACGCAGCGAATCATGACCCGTGGCTGGACCCGGGTGAAACTCGGTAAGTAA
- a CDS encoding ABC transporter permease subunit has translation MKRFGFSKFMLIFGLMFIYLPMLILVIYSFNASKLVTVWGGWSVKWYVGLLDNTQLMGSVVRSLEIACYTAIAAVALGTLAAFVLTRVTRFKGRTLFGGLVTAPLVMPEVITGLSLLLLFVAMAQLIGWPQERGIVTIWIAHTTFCAAYVAVVVSARLRELDLSIEEAAMDLGAKPFKVFFLITIPMIAPSLAAGGMMSFALSLDDLVLASFVSGPGSTTLPMEVFSAVRLGVKPEINAVASLILLAVSLVTFLVWYFGRKAEANRKRAIQEAMDQTANESWQQPQRAATA, from the coding sequence ATGAAACGCTTCGGATTTTCCAAGTTCATGTTGATCTTCGGTCTGATGTTCATTTATCTGCCGATGCTGATTCTGGTGATCTACTCGTTCAACGCCTCCAAACTGGTGACGGTGTGGGGCGGCTGGTCGGTGAAGTGGTACGTCGGCCTGCTCGACAACACGCAACTGATGGGCTCGGTGGTGCGCTCGCTGGAAATCGCCTGCTACACCGCGATTGCTGCCGTAGCGTTGGGCACCCTCGCCGCTTTCGTGCTGACGCGCGTTACGCGTTTTAAAGGTCGCACGCTGTTTGGTGGCCTGGTCACCGCGCCGCTGGTGATGCCTGAGGTGATCACCGGACTGTCGCTGTTGCTGCTGTTCGTGGCCATGGCGCAGCTGATCGGCTGGCCGCAGGAGCGTGGCATCGTCACGATCTGGATCGCCCACACCACGTTTTGTGCAGCCTATGTCGCGGTGGTAGTCTCCGCCCGCCTGCGTGAGCTGGACCTGTCGATCGAAGAAGCGGCGATGGATCTGGGCGCGAAGCCGTTCAAGGTGTTTTTCCTGATCACCATTCCAATGATCGCACCGTCACTGGCAGCGGGCGGGATGATGTCGTTTGCCTTGTCGCTGGATGACCTGGTGTTGGCGAGCTTCGTTTCCGGGCCGGGTTCGACCACCTTGCCGATGGAGGTGTTCTCGGCGGTGCGTCTGGGCGTGAAGCCTGAGATCAACGCCGTGGCCAGCCTGATTCTGCTGGCGGTGTCGCTGGTGACCTTCCTGGTCTGGTACTTCGGCCGAAAGGCAGAAGCCAACCGCAAGCGTGCGATTCAGGAAGCGATGGACCAGACGGCAAACGAGTCGTGGCAACAGCCGCAACGCGCCGCCACCGCATAA
- the potA gene encoding polyamine ABC transporter ATP-binding protein has product MANASSTYRKALEGHQQPKKVLVKVDRVTKKFDETVAVDDVSLEIHQGEIFALLGGSGSGKSTLLRMLAGFERPTEGRILLDGVDITDMPPYERPINMMFQSYALFPHMTVAQNIAFGLKQDRLPASEIDARVDEMLRLVHMTQYAKRRPHQLSGGQRQRVALARSLAKRPKLLLLDEPMGALDKKLRSQMQLELVQIIERVGVTCVMVTHDQEEAMTMAERIAIMHLGWIAQIGSPVDIYEAPVSRMVCEFIGNVNAFDGTVVEDLEGHAIIHSPDLQQKIYVGHGVSTSVQDKSITYAIRPEKMLVSTIKPEVRYNWSEGKVHDIAYLGGHSVFYVELPGGKIVQSFMANAERRGARPTWDDKVYVWWEDDSGVVLRS; this is encoded by the coding sequence ATGGCAAACGCCTCCAGCACTTACAGGAAGGCACTTGAAGGTCATCAGCAACCGAAAAAGGTGCTGGTGAAAGTCGATCGTGTCACCAAGAAGTTCGACGAAACCGTGGCAGTGGACGATGTGTCCCTGGAGATCCATCAGGGCGAAATCTTCGCGCTGCTCGGTGGCTCCGGTTCGGGCAAATCGACCCTGCTGCGCATGCTCGCCGGTTTCGAGCGCCCGACTGAAGGGCGGATTCTGCTCGACGGCGTGGACATCACTGACATGCCGCCGTACGAGCGGCCGATCAACATGATGTTCCAGTCCTACGCGCTGTTCCCACACATGACCGTTGCGCAGAACATCGCCTTCGGCTTGAAGCAGGACCGTTTGCCCGCCAGCGAAATCGATGCCCGCGTCGATGAAATGCTGCGCCTTGTACACATGACCCAATACGCCAAACGCCGCCCGCACCAGTTGTCCGGCGGCCAGCGCCAGCGCGTCGCCCTCGCCCGTTCGCTGGCCAAGCGTCCGAAGCTGTTGCTGCTCGATGAACCGATGGGCGCGCTGGATAAAAAGCTGCGTTCGCAGATGCAGCTTGAGCTGGTACAGATCATCGAACGCGTGGGCGTGACCTGCGTGATGGTGACCCACGACCAGGAAGAGGCCATGACCATGGCCGAGCGCATCGCGATCATGCACTTGGGCTGGATCGCCCAGATCGGCAGCCCGGTCGACATCTACGAAGCACCGGTCAGCCGCATGGTCTGCGAATTCATCGGCAACGTGAACGCCTTTGACGGCACCGTGGTGGAAGACCTTGAAGGTCACGCGATCATCCACAGCCCGGACTTGCAGCAGAAGATCTACGTCGGTCACGGCGTCAGCACTTCGGTGCAGGACAAGTCGATCACCTACGCGATCCGCCCGGAAAAAATGCTCGTCAGCACCATCAAGCCGGAAGTCCGCTACAACTGGTCCGAAGGCAAGGTGCATGACATCGCCTACCTCGGCGGTCACTCGGTGTTCTACGTCGAACTGCCGGGCGGCAAAATCGTCCAGTCGTTCATGGCCAACGCCGAACGCCGTGGCGCACGTCCGACCTGGGACGACAAGGTCTACGTGTGGTGGGAAGACGATAGCGGCGTGGTACTGCGCTCATGA
- a CDS encoding L-lactate permease, whose protein sequence is MVWQQIYDPFGNPVISTLMAAVPVVVMLAALAFFHIKAHLAALLALASALLISIFAFGMPANMAGSAALFGAANGLLPIGWIVLNIIFLHRLTTENGSFKVLQDSLARITDDRRLQLLLIAFCFGAFFEGAAGFGTPVAVTGAILIGLGFSPLAASGLALIANTAPVAFGALGTPIITLAKVTGLDEMELSMMVGRQLPFFSVLVPFWLIWAFAGWRKMLEIWPAILVAGVSFAVPQFLVSNYHGPMLVDVIAALISMACLTLFLKVWKPTTIHTSAALSGRVDNSRVEEEKVTASAAFSDQARPAVMRAWMPWIILTVFVFAWGTQGFKNIFDVRPAIDPVTHSAKLDPTGKPLNEANPIFAPAVTFTTLHLQIEKVPPVVAAPKAEEAVYKFTWFTATGSGILLAAIVGGLLMGYSIPQLIKQYLRTLWVVRFSLITIAAMLALGFLTRYSGLDATMGLAFAATGIFYPMFGTLLGWLGVALTGSDTASNVLFGGLQRVTSEQLGISPILMAAANSSGGVMGKMVDAQSIVVASTATRWYGHEGEILRYVFFHSIVLAILVGGLVTLQAYVAPFTSMVVGGH, encoded by the coding sequence ATGGTCTGGCAGCAAATCTACGACCCGTTCGGTAACCCGGTGATCTCCACGCTCATGGCCGCCGTGCCGGTGGTGGTGATGCTCGCGGCACTGGCGTTCTTCCACATCAAGGCGCACCTGGCGGCGCTGCTGGCGCTGGCGTCCGCCCTGCTGATTTCGATTTTCGCCTTCGGCATGCCAGCGAATATGGCCGGTTCGGCTGCATTATTCGGCGCGGCGAATGGCTTGCTGCCGATCGGCTGGATCGTCCTCAACATCATCTTTCTGCATCGCCTGACCACCGAGAACGGCTCGTTCAAAGTGCTGCAGGATTCCCTTGCGCGCATCACCGATGACCGTCGTTTGCAGTTGCTGCTGATCGCGTTCTGCTTCGGCGCGTTTTTCGAAGGCGCGGCGGGGTTCGGTACGCCGGTGGCGGTAACCGGGGCAATTCTGATCGGGCTGGGGTTTTCGCCGTTGGCCGCGTCGGGCCTGGCGTTGATCGCCAACACCGCGCCCGTGGCTTTCGGCGCATTGGGCACACCGATCATCACCCTGGCCAAAGTCACCGGGCTGGATGAAATGGAGCTGTCGATGATGGTCGGGCGGCAGTTACCGTTCTTCTCGGTGCTGGTGCCGTTCTGGCTGATCTGGGCGTTCGCCGGGTGGCGCAAGATGCTGGAGATCTGGCCGGCGATTCTGGTGGCCGGGGTGAGTTTCGCCGTGCCGCAGTTTCTGGTGTCTAACTACCACGGGCCGATGCTGGTGGATGTGATTGCCGCGCTGATTTCCATGGCTTGTCTGACGTTGTTTTTGAAGGTGTGGAAGCCGACGACCATTCACACTTCGGCGGCGCTTTCAGGGCGCGTCGACAACTCCCGGGTCGAAGAAGAAAAAGTCACTGCCAGCGCCGCGTTCAGTGATCAGGCGCGCCCGGCGGTGATGCGCGCGTGGATGCCGTGGATCATTCTCACGGTGTTCGTGTTTGCCTGGGGCACCCAAGGCTTCAAGAACATCTTCGATGTGCGCCCGGCGATCGATCCGGTCACGCACTCGGCCAAGCTCGACCCCACCGGCAAACCGCTGAATGAAGCCAATCCGATTTTTGCGCCTGCGGTGACCTTCACCACCCTGCACCTGCAAATCGAAAAAGTGCCGCCGGTGGTGGCTGCGCCGAAAGCCGAGGAAGCGGTGTACAAATTCACCTGGTTCACCGCCACCGGTAGCGGAATTCTGCTGGCGGCGATTGTCGGTGGCTTGCTGATGGGCTACTCGATTCCGCAACTGATCAAGCAATACCTGCGCACGTTGTGGGTCGTGCGGTTTTCGCTGATTACCATTGCGGCGATGCTCGCGCTGGGATTTCTCACGCGCTATTCAGGGCTCGACGCGACCATGGGTCTGGCGTTTGCGGCGACGGGGATTTTCTATCCGATGTTCGGCACGCTGCTCGGTTGGTTGGGTGTGGCATTGACCGGTTCCGATACTGCATCGAATGTGCTGTTTGGCGGTCTGCAGCGGGTCACATCGGAACAGCTCGGGATCAGCCCGATCCTGATGGCGGCGGCGAACAGTTCGGGCGGGGTGATGGGCAAAATGGTCGATGCGCAATCGATCGTGGTCGCCTCCACCGCGACCCGCTGGTATGGGCATGAGGGCGAGATTCTGCGCTACGTGTTCTTCCACTCGATTGTGCTGGCGATCCTGGTCGGCGGGCTGGTGACACTGCAGGCGTATGTGGCGCCGTTTACCTCAATGGTGGTGGGCGGGCATTGA
- the thpR gene encoding RNA 2',3'-cyclic phosphodiesterase, with translation MTDEANRLFFALDCPPAQRKAIAQWRGELGLRTGKPVPADNFHLTLLFLGAVPLAQINEVCEAAGQVRTPGEPLKIALDRLQVWHRAGVLSLAPEQAPQALLRLVYALEQAMLPFGFEETPREFRPHLTLARDYRAPEPESATPPEFFLRAERFALFESHKGRYRVLQDWPLI, from the coding sequence ATGACCGATGAAGCGAATCGACTGTTTTTCGCCCTCGATTGCCCGCCGGCGCAACGCAAGGCGATCGCTCAGTGGCGCGGGGAGTTGGGTTTGCGAACCGGTAAGCCGGTGCCGGCGGACAATTTCCACCTGACGCTGTTGTTTCTTGGCGCTGTGCCACTGGCGCAGATCAATGAAGTCTGCGAGGCGGCCGGGCAAGTGCGCACGCCGGGTGAGCCATTGAAGATCGCGCTGGATCGTTTGCAGGTCTGGCATCGCGCCGGGGTGTTGTCACTGGCGCCGGAGCAGGCTCCGCAGGCGTTGCTGCGATTGGTCTACGCGCTGGAGCAGGCGATGTTGCCGTTTGGCTTTGAAGAGACACCCCGCGAGTTTCGCCCGCATCTGACGCTGGCTAGAGACTACCGTGCGCCGGAGCCGGAATCCGCTACGCCGCCGGAGTTTTTCCTGCGTGCCGAACGCTTCGCCCTGTTCGAATCGCACAAGGGCCGCTATCGGGTTCTGCAAGATTGGCCGCTGATTTGA
- a CDS encoding gamma-glutamyl-gamma-aminobutyrate hydrolase family protein: MAFKPLIGVTACVKQIGLHPYHISGDKYVRAVSVGANGLPVVIPSLGKLTEIEDLLGQLDGLLLTGSPSNVEPFHYQGPASAPGTDHDPARDATTLPLLRAAIAAGVPVLGICRGFQEMNVAFGGSLHQKVHELPGMLDHREANSPDVAVQYAAAHAVSVLAGGVFEALGLPGEFPVNSIHSQGIDRLAPGLRAEAVAPDGLIEAVSVEHSPTFALGVQWHPEWQVLDNPNYLKIFQAFGEACRQRAARRNQR; the protein is encoded by the coding sequence ATGGCATTCAAGCCATTGATCGGCGTTACTGCGTGCGTCAAACAGATCGGCCTGCACCCCTATCACATCAGCGGCGACAAGTACGTACGTGCTGTCAGCGTTGGCGCTAACGGGCTGCCAGTGGTCATTCCTTCCCTTGGCAAGCTGACCGAAATCGAAGACCTGCTCGGTCAACTCGACGGTCTGTTGCTGACCGGCTCGCCCTCGAACGTGGAACCCTTCCACTATCAAGGCCCGGCCAGCGCCCCCGGCACGGATCACGATCCGGCGCGGGACGCCACTACCCTTCCTTTATTGCGTGCAGCCATCGCGGCGGGCGTTCCGGTCCTCGGCATTTGCCGTGGCTTCCAGGAAATGAACGTGGCGTTCGGCGGCAGCCTGCATCAAAAGGTGCATGAGCTGCCGGGCATGCTCGATCACCGTGAGGCCAACAGTCCGGACGTGGCCGTGCAGTACGCAGCGGCCCATGCGGTGAGCGTGCTCGCTGGCGGTGTGTTCGAAGCGCTGGGGTTGCCGGGCGAGTTCCCGGTCAACTCGATTCACAGCCAGGGCATCGACCGCCTCGCCCCCGGCCTGCGTGCCGAAGCGGTGGCGCCGGACGGCTTGATCGAGGCGGTCTCGGTCGAGCACAGCCCGACCTTCGCCCTCGGCGTGCAATGGCACCCGGAATGGCAAGTGCTGGATAACCCGAACTACCTGAAGATTTTCCAGGCATTCGGCGAGGCTTGCCGGCAGCGGGCGGCGCGGCGCAACCAGCGCTGA
- a CDS encoding glutamine synthetase family protein codes for MSVPLRTVQLNEANAFLKKYPEVLYVDLLIADMNGVVRGKRIERTSLHKVYEKGINLPASLFALDINGSTVESTGLGLDIGDADRICYPIPGTLSIEPWQKRPTAQLLMTMHEIEGQPFFADPREVLANVVRKFDDLGLTICAAFELEFYLIDQDNVNGRPQSPRSPVSGKRPVSTQVYLIDDLDEYVDCLQDILEGAKEQGIPADAIVKESAPAQFEVNLHHVSDPIKACDYAVLLKRLVKNIAYDHEMDTTFMAKPYPGQAGNGLHVHISILDKEGNNIFASEDPEQNAALRHAIGGVLETLPAQMAFLCPNVNSYRRFGAQFYVPNSPSWGIDNRTVAVRVPTGSPDSVRIEHRVAGADANPYLLMASVLAGIHHGLTNQIEPGAPVEGNSYEQNEQSLPNNLRDALRELDDSEVMARYIDPMYIDVFVACKESELAEFENSISDLEYNWYLHTV; via the coding sequence ATGTCGGTCCCTCTGCGTACCGTTCAACTCAACGAAGCAAACGCATTCCTTAAGAAATATCCTGAGGTTTTGTACGTCGACCTTCTGATTGCGGATATGAACGGTGTGGTGCGCGGTAAGCGCATCGAACGCACCAGTCTTCATAAGGTTTATGAGAAAGGCATCAACCTGCCGGCCTCGCTTTTCGCGCTCGACATCAACGGCTCCACGGTGGAAAGCACCGGCCTGGGCCTGGACATCGGCGACGCTGACCGCATCTGCTACCCGATCCCCGGCACCCTGAGCATCGAGCCGTGGCAGAAGCGCCCAACCGCACAACTACTCATGACCATGCACGAGATCGAAGGCCAGCCGTTCTTCGCTGACCCGCGTGAAGTGCTGGCCAACGTAGTGCGCAAATTCGACGACCTCGGTCTGACGATCTGCGCGGCGTTCGAACTCGAGTTCTATCTGATCGACCAGGACAACGTGAATGGTCGTCCGCAGTCGCCACGTTCGCCGGTTTCCGGCAAGCGTCCAGTGTCGACTCAGGTTTACCTGATCGACGACCTCGACGAATACGTCGACTGTCTGCAAGACATCCTCGAAGGCGCGAAAGAGCAGGGCATCCCGGCTGACGCGATCGTCAAGGAAAGCGCCCCGGCGCAGTTCGAAGTCAACCTGCATCACGTCTCCGACCCGATCAAGGCGTGCGACTACGCCGTCCTGCTCAAGCGTCTGGTGAAGAACATCGCCTACGACCACGAGATGGACACCACCTTCATGGCCAAGCCGTACCCGGGCCAGGCGGGCAACGGTCTGCACGTGCACATTTCGATCCTGGACAAAGAAGGCAACAACATCTTCGCCAGCGAGGATCCCGAGCAGAACGCCGCACTGCGTCACGCGATCGGCGGTGTGCTGGAGACCCTGCCTGCGCAAATGGCGTTCCTCTGCCCGAACGTCAACTCGTACCGCCGTTTCGGCGCGCAGTTCTACGTACCGAACTCGCCGAGCTGGGGCATCGACAATCGCACCGTGGCCGTGCGCGTACCGACCGGTTCGCCGGACTCCGTGCGCATCGAACATCGTGTCGCCGGTGCGGATGCCAACCCGTATCTGTTGATGGCTTCGGTGCTGGCCGGTATTCACCACGGTCTGACCAATCAGATCGAGCCGGGTGCCCCGGTGGAAGGCAACAGCTACGAGCAGAACGAACAGAGCCTGCCGAACAACCTGCGCGACGCACTGCGCGAGCTGGACGACAGCGAAGTTATGGCCCGCTACATCGATCCGATGTACATCGACGTGTTTGTCGCGTGCAAGGAAAGCGAGCTGGCCGAGTTCGAGAACTCGATCTCTGACCTTGAGTACAACTGGTATCTGCATACGGTGTGA